The segment CTGCTGGCCCTGGCCGTCGGCCTGCGCCTCGGACACCCGGCCGACGCCCTCGTGGCCGGCCTGGCCACGTACGGGGGAGCCCGACGCCGCATGGAGCGCCTCGGCGCCGTCGACGGCGTCACGGTCTACGACTCGTACGCGCACCATCCCACCGAGATCCGCGCCGACCTGGCGGCCGCACGGTCGCTCGCCGGGGACGGTCGCCTCGTCGTCGTCTACCAGCCGCACCTGGTGAGCCGCACCCGTCGCTACGGCGCCGAGATGGGGCAGGCCCTGTCGTCCGCCGATCGCGTGGTGGTGGCCGACCTGTACCTCGCGCGGGAGGATCCCGATCCCGCCGTCACGGCCGCGCTCGTGGTCGACGCCGTCCACGGACCGCCGGCGTCGGCCGGTGGACCGGTGGAGTCGGTGCACGCGGCGCTCCTGCCCGAGCTGGGCGACGGCGACCTCGTGCTCACCCTCGGGGCCGGCGACGTCACCACGGTCGGACCGCGCATCCTCGAGGGTCTGCGGACCCGCGAGGCGTCGGGAGCATGAGCGAGGAACGGTTCGCCCTCCGGCGCCGACAGGACCGCCGTCGGCGCCTGCTGCGCTGGCTGGGGGGAGTGCTGGGCGTCGCCGCCGTCGTCGGGCTCGTGTGGGTGATCTGGTTCTCGGACCTGCTCGGTGTCCGCACGGTGCAGGTCGAGGGGCTCAGCACGTTGAAGCCGGAACAGGTGCGCACCGCGGCCGACCTGACCCCCGGTACCCCGCTCGCGCGGGTCGACACGTCGGCCGCTGCGGCCCGCGTGGCCAGGCTCGAACGCGTCGAGCACGTCGAGGTCGAGCGCAGCTGGCCGCGCACCGTCACGGTGGTCGTCACCGAGCGGACGGCGGTGGCCTGGACGAGGGTCGACGGCCGGATCCGGGCCCTCGACCGGTTCGGCGTGGACTTCCGCACCCTGTCGAAGGAGCCGAAGGGACTGGTGGAGGTCGCCACGACCGCCACGGAACCACGGCAGCGCCAGCTGGCGCTCGTGGCCGCGGCGTCGGTGGTCTCCCGACTCAGGGCCGACGCGCCCTCCCTCATGGAGCTCGTGCAGTC is part of the Aeromicrobium sp. Leaf245 genome and harbors:
- a CDS encoding cell division protein FtsQ/DivIB, whose translation is MSEERFALRRRQDRRRRLLRWLGGVLGVAAVVGLVWVIWFSDLLGVRTVQVEGLSTLKPEQVRTAADLTPGTPLARVDTSAAAARVARLERVEHVEVERSWPRTVTVVVTERTAVAWTRVDGRIRALDRFGVDFRTLSKEPKGLVEVATTATEPRQRQLALVAAASVVSRLRADAPSLMELVQSVDAPSRDAVTLDLTKGRTVTWGSAAKPEQKVRVLEALLRIDATGYDVSAPEQPTTRQ